From a region of the Alosa sapidissima isolate fAloSap1 chromosome 9, fAloSap1.pri, whole genome shotgun sequence genome:
- the LOC121718492 gene encoding B-cell receptor CD22-like, whose protein sequence is MAPCWSLSVLLILSRTLGVSAERWWVTMSQGSVCAVAGSSVVIPCSFTHPSNLTVNKVYWVLNAIPNSSTRDLLDLPQYAGRVQYSLDKERNCTLTLSDVSVTDTAQYHVRIEINAWNKLSRRVNLTVKDLAVQVAGAATEGHVVKLSCNSHCILEQNSKIIWKKNGDILPDSQTSKKELILHNISTEDEGNYSCALQGREDHPSPPVKLNVLYTPKNTSVSVSPAGDKLEGTSVTLTCSSDANPPVENYRWYRQTGDETTEAGSGETITFTLDTTSAGLYHCEAKNRISSHNSSAVDVSLAVYS, encoded by the exons GTGTTTCTGCCGAGAGATGGTGGGTGACTATGAGTCAAGGCAGTGTCTGTGCTGTGGCTGGATCATCAGTGGTCATACCCTGCTCTTTCACTCATCCCTCTAATCTCACAGTCAATAAAGTCTACTGGGTGCTCAATGCCATACCGAACTCGTCAACTCGTGATCTCTTAGATCTCCCACAGTATGCAGGTCGGGTGCAGTACAGTTTAGATAAGGAGAGAAACTGCACACTGACTCTGAGTGATGTGAGTGTCACAGATACAGCTCAGTATCATGTCAGGATTGAAATAAACGCATGGAACAAGCTATCACGTCGTGTCAATCTCACTGTCAAAG ACCTTGCTGTCCAGGTTGCCGGAGCAGCAACTGAGGGACATGTAGTAAAACTCAGCTGTAATAGCCACTGCATTTTAGAACAAAACTCCAAGATAATATGGAAAAAGAATGGGGATATTTTACCTGATtcacaaacaagcaaaaaagAGCTGATACTCCACAACATCAGCACTGAGGATGAGGGTAACTATTCCTGTGCATTACAAGGCAGAGAGGATCATCCATCTCCACCAGTGAAGCTTAATGTCTTGT ACACTCCAAAGAACACCTCAGTTTCTGTCAGTCCTGCTGGTGATAAACTTGAGGGCACTTCAGTGACACTAacctgcagcagtgatgccaaCCCACCAGTGGAGAACTACAGATGGTACAGGCAGACTGGAGATGAAACTACTGAAGCAGGCTCAGGGGAGACCATCACCTTCACACTGGACACCACCTCTGCTGGACTTTACCACTGCGAGGCTAAAAACAGAATATCCTCTCATAATTCCTCTGCAGTTGATGTCTCTTTGGCAG TGTACAGCTGA
- the LOC121718493 gene encoding nectin-1-like codes for MEKVNFSLDLLLIWFIRQCVFAQHWRVTVTSNHMCVPTGSTAVIPCSFTHPSDVTFTKAFWTLRPWSGRNGVDLRRNPAYSGRVHFMWDESDAGRVNNVCTLRLSGVKRSDSARYYIRITTQEALNRWLERGPWLSVTGYTLIYMLQCYDFYLQLAACVCVCESVCYSTVINGHKCLFILDLSVWSPPRPVTEGHAVKLKCKNKCTPWSSPTVVWKKNGEEVNDKQTHNNELLIQRVSHEDMGYYSCALKGHEGHPSKPVRLNVLFSPKFTSVSVSHSNGIHPVTLTCSSDANPPVESYTWFKVNESSPVGSGQQYSITNISSEDGGQYYCEARNKYGAEKSSAVSITDKGQNHTVLGMVGVAACVVLGVSLLTVFLCMRRHSKGTNCKWKDHQNDVDYVNDPQGGDPGAIQMSSVYQSLNPNTTQPDGVYQSLNPNTIQPDGVYQSLNPNTIQPDGVYQTLNPNTTQPDGVYQTLNPNTTQPDAFIRA; via the exons ATGGAAAAAGTAAATTTCTCTCTGGATTTACTTCTCATTTGGTTCATCAGACAAT GTGTGTTCGCTCAGCATTGGAGGGTGACGGTCACCTCTAATCACATGTGTGTGCCCACGGGGTCAACAGCAGTCATCCCTTGCTCCTTCACCCACCCTTCCGATGTGACATTTACAAAAGCCTTCTGGACGCTCAGGCCATGGAGCGGTAGGAATGGCGTCGATTTGCGCAGGAACCCGGCGTACAGCGGTCGTGTGCACTTCATGTGGGACGAGAGCGACGCAGGGCGTGTGAACAACGTCTGCACCCTGAGGTTAAGCGGGGTCAAGAGGTCAGACAGCGCCCGCTACTACATCAGGATCACAACACAAGAGGCCCTGAACCGCTGGCTGGAACGAGGACCCTGGTTGTCGGTCACAGGTTATACACTTATTTACATGTTACAGTGTTATGACTTTTACCTTCAActtgcagcgtgtgtgtgtgtgtgtgagagtgtgtgttaca GCACAGTTATTAATGGCCATAAATGCTTGTTCATATTAGACCTGTCCGTCTGGTCTCCGCCTCGTCCAGTGACTGAAGGACATGCAGTGAAGCTAAAGTGCAAAAACAAATGCACCCCATGGAGCAGCCCCACAGTGGTGTGGAAAAAGAATGGAGAAGAGGTcaatgacaaacaaacacataacaacGAGCTCCTCATCCAGAGGGTCAGTCATGAAGATATGGGCTACTACTCCTGTGCATTGAAAGGCCATGAGGGACATCCATCGAAACCAGTCAGGCTAAATGTCTTGt TTTCTCCAAAGTTCACATCAGTTTCGGTCAGTCATTCTAACGGCATCCATCCagtgactctgacctgcagcagtgatgccaaCCCACCAGTGGAGAGCTACACCTGGTTTAAGGTGAATGAGTCCTCTCCAGTAGGATCAggacagcagtacagcatcactAACATCAGCTCTGAGGATGGAGGACAGTACTACTGTGAGGCCAGGAACAAATATGGAGCTGAGAAATCATCTGCTGTGTCCATCACAGATAAAG GGCAGAACCACACAGTGCTTGGGATGGTTGGAGTAGCAGCATGCGTTGTTCTGGGTGTGTCCCTACTCACTGTTTTCCTCTGTATGAG AAGACACAGTAAGGGTACCAATTGCAAGTGGAAAGATCATCAG AATGATGTGGACTATGTGAATGATCCTCAGGGAGGAGACCCTGGTGCCATCCAGATGAGTTCAGTCtaccagagcctgaaccccaacaccacccaacctgatggagtctaccagagcctgaaccccaacacgATACAACCTGATGGAGTCtaccagagcctgaaccccaacacgATACAACCTGATGGAGTCTACCAGaccctgaaccccaacaccacccaacctgatggAGTCTACCAGaccctgaaccccaacaccacccaacctgatgcatttatcagagcctga